One genomic segment of Borrelia miyamotoi includes these proteins:
- a CDS encoding response regulator, with the protein MNTNKKALVVDDSIFMRKNLIKILKKLGFNEFFESKDGIQAIKEFEKQEEIHLITLDITMMGMDGITALEKMNEVNNKLAKKMNVLMVTALGKQELITKALELGAKGYITKPFKEDQIAEQIKKLN; encoded by the coding sequence TTGAATACAAATAAAAAGGCATTGGTAGTTGATGATTCTATTTTTATGAGAAAAAATCTAATCAAGATATTAAAAAAATTAGGATTTAACGAATTTTTTGAATCAAAAGATGGAATACAAGCCATTAAAGAATTTGAAAAACAGGAAGAAATTCACCTGATAACTCTTGATATAACAATGATGGGTATGGATGGTATTACAGCTCTTGAAAAAATGAATGAAGTTAACAATAAACTTGCAAAAAAAATGAATGTATTAATGGTTACAGCACTAGGGAAACAAGAACTAATTACAAAAGCTTTGGAACTTGGAGCAAAAGGGTATATTACAAAACCTTTCAAAGAAGATCAAATAGCAGAGCAAATAAAAAAACTTAACTAG
- the fliS gene encoding flagellar export chaperone FliS: protein MISKEHIYKKTQINTSNPISVLVMLYEKAIQDLEVAKEFYKSKDLISKTKADAKVYHAQDIIIELMSTLNFADGGDIANNLLSIYSSLNKALESVILEKNRDNIQEVLKHLKKLHTAWKILLKKDNNNTTNKKLGINIVS from the coding sequence TTGATATCAAAAGAACACATATATAAAAAAACACAAATCAATACATCAAATCCTATATCAGTATTGGTAATGCTTTATGAAAAAGCAATACAAGATCTAGAAGTGGCTAAAGAATTTTATAAAAGCAAAGACTTAATAAGTAAAACAAAAGCTGATGCAAAAGTTTATCATGCACAAGATATAATTATTGAACTAATGTCTACATTAAATTTTGCAGATGGTGGAGATATTGCAAATAATTTATTATCAATATATTCCTCTTTAAACAAAGCACTCGAAAGTGTTATATTGGAAAAGAATAGGGATAATATTCAAGAAGTTTTAAAGCACCTCAAAAAGTTGCACACAGCTTGGAAAATACTACTTAAAAAAGATAATAATAATACTACTAACAAAAAATTAGGAATTAATATTGTCAGTTAA
- the coaE gene encoding dephospho-CoA kinase (Dephospho-CoA kinase (CoaE) performs the final step in coenzyme A biosynthesis.) translates to MGRNTSIIGITGKISTGKDTVSKIIRSEYNFQEINVDKIGHIALKFKQDKIVKTFGTEILNNQNEIERAKLRNIVFKDKEKLEKLEAITHPIIYKEVEQTILKSTPHKIIINAALLFKLNLAKFCGYIFIIKANDEIIKKRIKLNRNIDENLIINVLKWQEDIFLKKNILNSKIINIINNKSYECLKKEIRIKMKGVI, encoded by the coding sequence ATGGGGAGAAATACATCAATAATTGGCATAACTGGCAAAATATCAACAGGCAAAGATACTGTTTCAAAAATCATTAGAAGCGAATATAATTTTCAAGAAATAAATGTAGATAAAATTGGACACATAGCCTTAAAATTCAAACAAGACAAAATAGTCAAAACATTTGGTACAGAAATATTAAATAATCAAAATGAAATCGAAAGAGCAAAACTTCGTAATATTGTATTTAAAGATAAGGAAAAATTAGAAAAATTAGAAGCAATAACACACCCTATTATATATAAAGAAGTAGAACAAACCATATTAAAAAGCACGCCTCATAAAATTATAATTAATGCAGCACTACTTTTTAAATTAAATCTTGCAAAGTTCTGCGGGTACATATTTATAATAAAAGCAAATGATGAGATAATAAAAAAAAGGATAAAATTAAACCGCAACATTGACGAAAATCTAATTATAAATGTGCTTAAGTGGCAAGAAGATATTTTTTTAAAAAAAAATATTCTAAACTCAAAAATAATAAATATAATTAACAATAAGAGCTATGAGTGTTTAAAAAAAGAGATTAGAATAAAGATGAAAGGGGTAATATAG
- the polA gene encoding DNA polymerase I yields the protein MKEIYLIDALNIIFRNYHVMKDNPLINSKGENVNAFIGFFKTLFFIIKDKNPESLIVTFDSETQTFRQQKYPSYKATRDAPPDNLIPQIYWIKEALLRANIPMFEIKGYEADDLIASFSKKAESNNYLTYIISPDKDLLQLMSSQTKIFKIENSSFIEMDNNYVMKKFGIDKSQIKSYLSIVGDRSDNIPGIKGIGKKGAVKLLNEFQTLNGIYENLDSINNRYKEILLKEKKNAFLSYELISLVEDLELPALEKFKLENLKEDIISLLEEYSATTLIKSYKDILRKRNIIISQTQRSIIETNTTKLNQIDTEVLKKTSYPPNTLKTIQEENIQYETILTKEQLDTLIEKLKSTSYVAIDTETTSLNVHEAQIIGISVSFKELESYYIPIETKEKKYIEKEYIIQKFNEFFKTKPKLIGQNYKFDYKILKKHGFNIIPPYFDTIIAAYIINPNTKTSLDFLAEKYLMHKNIRYEDIVVQKGTLKDIPLDIVSNYASEDADITFRLFTLFTKKLKEENLESLMMDIEMPFSNVITEMEENGIYLDKDYLRQYGHELDKELKLIENDVIKSIGIKFNLNSTKQLYTVLFKELNLTIPKNVKKNSTNIKVLEGIKDQHESIEKIIQHRHLVKLKSTYTDNLIKFINKKTNKIHTNFIQTKTATGRISSTKPNLQNIPIKDEKGRKIRKAFKPGKGNVFISADYSQIELVILAHLSEDEALIEAFENKKDIHKKTASQLFKVNEDKVTSSMRRIAKSINFGIIYKMSAYRLSQELSIKREEAQKFIDSYFNLYSKTKTFITKQIDFVRKNGYSETLLKRRRYIKEINSQNCSERSDAERMAINSIIQGSASDIMKIAMIKVYNEFKSKNLKSKILLQVHDEMLIESPEQECEEVKKIIKEIMENAYPLKLPLKANIETGKSWGEIHQ from the coding sequence ATGAAAGAAATTTATCTAATCGATGCTTTAAATATAATATTTAGAAACTATCATGTGATGAAAGACAACCCTTTAATAAATAGTAAAGGAGAAAATGTTAATGCATTTATTGGATTTTTCAAAACTCTTTTTTTCATAATAAAAGATAAAAATCCAGAAAGTTTAATTGTAACTTTTGATTCAGAAACACAAACATTTAGACAACAAAAATACCCAAGCTATAAAGCAACAAGAGACGCCCCTCCAGATAATTTAATTCCCCAAATCTATTGGATAAAAGAAGCTCTGCTAAGAGCAAACATTCCAATGTTTGAGATAAAAGGATATGAAGCTGATGATCTTATAGCTAGCTTTTCAAAAAAAGCGGAAAGTAACAATTACTTAACTTATATCATCTCCCCGGATAAAGATCTATTACAACTTATGTCAAGCCAAACAAAAATATTCAAAATTGAGAATAGTAGTTTTATCGAAATGGATAATAATTACGTAATGAAAAAATTTGGAATAGATAAATCGCAAATCAAAAGTTACCTGTCCATCGTTGGAGATAGATCAGATAATATACCAGGTATTAAAGGCATAGGAAAAAAAGGCGCCGTTAAGCTATTAAATGAATTTCAAACATTAAATGGAATATATGAAAATTTAGATTCTATCAATAATAGATACAAAGAAATCCTATTAAAAGAGAAAAAAAATGCCTTTTTAAGTTATGAACTTATCAGTCTTGTAGAAGATCTTGAATTGCCAGCACTTGAAAAATTTAAACTGGAGAACCTTAAAGAAGATATTATTTCATTACTTGAAGAATACTCTGCAACAACCCTAATCAAATCTTACAAAGATATATTAAGAAAAAGAAATATTATAATAAGTCAAACACAAAGATCAATCATTGAAACAAATACAACAAAGCTAAATCAAATAGACACAGAAGTTTTAAAAAAAACATCATATCCACCAAATACTCTTAAGACAATACAAGAAGAAAATATCCAATATGAAACAATACTAACAAAAGAACAACTTGACACACTAATAGAAAAACTAAAAAGTACAAGTTATGTGGCAATAGACACAGAAACAACTTCTCTTAACGTCCATGAAGCACAAATAATAGGAATTTCAGTTTCATTTAAAGAACTTGAAAGTTATTATATTCCCATAGAAACTAAAGAAAAAAAATATATTGAAAAAGAATATATAATACAAAAATTCAATGAATTTTTTAAAACAAAACCTAAATTAATTGGTCAAAACTACAAATTTGATTACAAAATACTTAAAAAACATGGATTTAATATAATTCCTCCCTATTTTGATACAATAATAGCAGCATATATCATCAACCCAAATACAAAAACATCTCTTGATTTTCTGGCAGAAAAATATTTAATGCATAAAAATATCAGGTACGAAGACATAGTAGTACAAAAAGGCACTTTGAAAGATATACCACTTGATATAGTTTCAAATTACGCTTCTGAGGATGCCGACATTACTTTTAGGCTATTTACACTTTTTACAAAAAAACTCAAAGAAGAAAATTTAGAAAGCCTAATGATGGATATAGAAATGCCATTTAGCAATGTCATTACAGAAATGGAAGAAAATGGAATTTATCTTGACAAAGATTATTTAAGACAATATGGTCATGAACTTGATAAAGAATTAAAATTAATTGAGAATGATGTAATAAAAAGTATAGGCATTAAATTTAATCTAAATTCAACCAAACAGCTATATACAGTTTTATTCAAAGAATTAAATCTGACAATACCTAAAAATGTAAAGAAAAATTCAACGAACATTAAAGTATTAGAAGGAATAAAAGATCAACATGAATCTATAGAAAAAATCATACAACATAGACACCTCGTAAAACTAAAAAGCACATATACAGACAATTTAATAAAATTTATAAACAAAAAAACAAACAAAATACATACAAACTTTATACAAACAAAAACAGCAACAGGACGCATTTCAAGTACCAAGCCTAATTTACAAAATATTCCAATTAAAGACGAAAAAGGACGTAAAATAAGAAAAGCTTTCAAACCCGGGAAAGGTAATGTTTTTATTTCAGCTGACTATTCACAAATTGAACTTGTCATATTAGCACATCTCTCAGAAGATGAAGCACTCATTGAAGCATTTGAAAATAAAAAAGACATTCATAAAAAAACAGCATCTCAACTTTTTAAAGTAAACGAAGACAAAGTAACATCTTCTATGAGAAGAATAGCAAAATCAATCAATTTCGGAATAATTTATAAAATGTCAGCTTATAGGCTCTCACAAGAACTATCAATTAAAAGAGAAGAAGCACAAAAGTTCATCGATTCATACTTTAATCTTTATTCCAAAACAAAAACTTTTATAACAAAACAAATAGATTTTGTAAGAAAAAATGGATACAGTGAAACTCTTTTAAAGAGAAGACGATATATAAAAGAAATTAATAGCCAGAATTGCTCAGAACGCTCAGATGCTGAAAGAATGGCAATAAACAGTATAATCCAAGGAAGTGCCTCTGATATAATGAAAATCGCAATGATAAAAGTATATAACGAATTCAAAAGTAAAAACCTTAAGTCAAAAATACTCTTACAAGTACACGATGAAATGTTAATTGAATCTCCAGAGCAAGAATGTGAAGAAGTAAAAAAAATAATCAAAGAGATAATGGAAAATGCCTATCCTTTAAAACTTCCTCTAAAAGCAAATATTGAGACTGGAAAATCATGGGGAGAAATACATCAATAA
- a CDS encoding SPOR domain-containing protein gives MQDFNENNSKGFLVALTSIVAVCTIIFLGIIIFFPNKNLASNIASKNIILQEVKDEKVIENENPEETLSIADKPNEIIIDLTQDSKQDKSLSNSINSNNKKIINKQKPQIINQQETKKTYAKEKIPQTKIITKTNKEIKKEQNYNKFKNKDNKYDPQKEYYIQFASLSDPISADNNIQELMKYKINARIHSATVNDKDIYRIRSGPYKTISEAKLELKKILGLNEFKDAYILTINK, from the coding sequence GTGCAAGATTTTAATGAAAATAATAGCAAAGGATTTTTAGTAGCATTAACTTCAATTGTAGCTGTTTGCACAATTATATTTCTTGGAATAATTATTTTCTTCCCAAATAAAAACCTAGCCTCTAATATCGCAAGTAAAAATATTATTTTACAAGAAGTAAAAGATGAAAAAGTTATAGAAAACGAAAACCCTGAAGAAACTTTATCAATAGCCGACAAGCCAAACGAAATCATAATTGACCTCACACAAGATAGCAAACAAGACAAAAGTTTAAGTAACAGTATAAATAGCAATAATAAAAAAATTATTAACAAACAAAAACCACAAATAATAAATCAACAAGAGACTAAAAAAACGTACGCAAAAGAAAAAATACCCCAAACAAAAATTATTACAAAGACAAACAAAGAAATCAAAAAAGAACAAAACTATAATAAGTTTAAAAATAAAGATAATAAATATGACCCCCAAAAAGAATACTACATACAATTTGCATCACTCTCAGATCCTATTTCTGCTGATAACAATATTCAAGAATTAATGAAATATAAAATAAATGCAAGAATTCACTCGGCAACAGTAAATGATAAAGATATATATAGGATCAGATCTGGACCTTACAAAACCATATCAGAAGCAAAACTAGAGCTCAAAAAAATATTAGGCTTAAATGAGTTTAAAGACGCTTATATATTAACTATCAACAAATAA